A portion of the Citrobacter rodentium NBRC 105723 = DSM 16636 genome contains these proteins:
- the thiG gene encoding thiazole synthase, which produces MLRIADKTFDSHLFTGTGKFASSQLMIDAIRASGSQLVTLAMKRVDLRQHSDAILAPLIEAGVTLLPNTSGAKTAEEAIFAAQLAREALGTHWLKLEIHPDARWLLPDPIETLKAADALVKQGFVVLPYCGADPVLCKRLEEVGCAAVMPLGAPIGSNQGLETRAMLEIIIQQASVPVVVDAGIGVPSHATQALEMGADAVLVNTAIAVADDPVMMARAFRLAVEAGLLARQAVPGSRSVCASATSPLTGFLEIPA; this is translated from the coding sequence ATGTTACGTATTGCCGATAAAACGTTTGATTCACATCTGTTCACCGGCACGGGCAAGTTCGCCTCATCGCAGCTGATGATTGACGCCATCCGCGCGTCGGGCAGCCAGCTGGTGACGCTGGCGATGAAGCGCGTGGATTTACGCCAGCATAGCGACGCCATTCTGGCGCCGCTGATTGAGGCCGGGGTGACGCTGCTGCCCAACACCTCCGGGGCGAAAACGGCGGAAGAGGCGATCTTCGCCGCCCAACTGGCGCGTGAGGCGCTGGGAACTCACTGGCTGAAGCTGGAGATCCATCCCGACGCCCGTTGGCTGTTGCCGGACCCGATCGAAACGCTGAAGGCCGCCGACGCGCTGGTAAAGCAGGGATTCGTGGTACTGCCCTACTGCGGTGCTGACCCGGTTCTGTGTAAGCGGCTGGAAGAGGTCGGCTGCGCGGCGGTGATGCCGCTGGGCGCGCCCATTGGCTCAAATCAGGGGCTGGAAACCCGCGCGATGCTGGAGATCATCATCCAGCAGGCGAGCGTGCCGGTGGTCGTTGACGCCGGGATCGGCGTACCAAGTCATGCGACGCAGGCGCTGGAAATGGGCGCCGATGCGGTGCTGGTAAACACGGCGATTGCGGTGGCGGACGATCCGGTCATGATGGCGCGGGCCTTCCGCCTCGCCGTTGAGGCGGGGTTGCTGGCGCGTCAGGCGGTGCCGGGAAGCCGCAGCGTCTGTGCCAGCGCCACCAGCCCGCTGACCGGCTTTCTGGAGATTCCGGCATGA
- the thiS gene encoding sulfur carrier protein ThiS: MRILFNDEPLQCADGLSVAELLTQLNQLKPGAALALNQQILPREQWERQNVQEGDQILLFQVIAGG, encoded by the coding sequence ATGCGAATCCTGTTTAATGATGAACCGTTGCAGTGTGCAGACGGGCTGTCGGTAGCGGAACTGTTGACGCAGTTGAATCAGCTCAAACCGGGCGCCGCGCTGGCGCTGAACCAGCAGATCCTCCCGCGCGAGCAGTGGGAACGACAAAACGTGCAGGAAGGCGATCAGATCCTGCTTTTTCAGGTTATTGCAGGGGGTTGA
- a CDS encoding HesA/MoeB/ThiF family protein — translation MNDRDFMRYSRQILLGDIAIEGQQALLESRALIIGLGGLGSPTALYLAAAGVGTLVLADDDAVHISNLQRQILFTTEDLARPKSQAAQQRLSRLNPQIELVALPQRLNGDALNQAVAQADVVLDCTDNMATRQEINAVCVAHNTPLITASAVGFGGQLMVLTPPWEQGCYRCLWPDDSEPERNCRTAGVLGPVVGVMGTLQALEAIKLLSGIETPAGELRLFDGKTSQWRTLALRRATGCPVCGGQHANPV, via the coding sequence ATGAACGATCGTGACTTTATGCGCTACAGCCGACAAATCCTGCTCGGCGACATTGCTATTGAGGGACAACAGGCGCTGCTGGAAAGCCGGGCGCTGATTATCGGCCTGGGCGGTTTAGGTTCGCCAACTGCGCTGTATCTGGCGGCCGCTGGCGTTGGAACGCTGGTGCTGGCGGACGATGACGCGGTACACATCAGCAATCTGCAGCGGCAAATTTTGTTCACCACCGAGGATCTCGCCCGGCCCAAATCGCAGGCCGCGCAACAGCGGCTGTCGCGACTCAATCCGCAGATCGAACTGGTGGCGTTACCGCAGCGGCTTAACGGTGATGCGCTCAACCAGGCGGTAGCCCAGGCGGACGTGGTGCTCGACTGTACCGACAATATGGCGACGCGGCAGGAAATTAACGCCGTCTGCGTGGCACATAATACGCCGTTGATTACCGCCAGCGCGGTCGGTTTCGGCGGACAATTGATGGTGCTGACGCCGCCCTGGGAGCAGGGCTGTTACCGCTGTCTGTGGCCGGACGACAGCGAACCGGAGCGCAATTGTCGCACCGCAGGCGTACTCGGCCCGGTGGTTGGGGTGATGGGCACACTGCAGGCGCTGGAGGCGATCAAATTGCTCAGCGGCATTGAAACGCCCGCCGGCGAACTGCGCCTGTTTGACGGCAAAACCAGCCAGTGGCGCACGCTGGCATTACGTCGCGCCACTGGCTGCCCGGTCTGCGGAGGTCAACATGCGAATCCTGTTTAA
- the thiE gene encoding thiamine phosphate synthase, with protein MYQPDFPSVPFRLGLYPVVDSVAWIERLLEAGVRTIQLRIKDKRDEEVEADVVAAIELGRRYDARLFINDYWRLAIRHCAYGIHLGQEDLQSTDLKAIQAAGLRLGVSTHDDMEIDVALAARPSYIALGHVFPTQTKQMPSAPQGLEQLARHIERLADYPTVAIGGISLERAPAVLSTGVGSIAVVSAITRVADWRTATAQLLDLAGAGDERS; from the coding sequence ATGTATCAGCCCGATTTTCCTTCCGTCCCTTTTCGTCTGGGGCTGTATCCGGTAGTCGACAGCGTCGCGTGGATTGAACGTCTGCTGGAGGCTGGCGTGCGGACAATTCAGTTGCGCATTAAGGATAAGCGCGATGAGGAAGTAGAGGCCGACGTTGTGGCGGCAATTGAGCTGGGTCGTCGCTATGACGCCCGGCTGTTTATCAACGACTACTGGCGGCTGGCGATCAGGCACTGCGCTTACGGCATACATCTGGGCCAGGAAGATCTGCAATCCACCGATCTGAAAGCGATTCAGGCGGCGGGCCTGCGTCTCGGCGTCTCTACCCATGATGATATGGAAATTGACGTGGCGCTTGCCGCACGTCCTTCGTATATCGCACTGGGTCACGTCTTTCCCACGCAAACCAAGCAGATGCCTTCCGCGCCGCAGGGTCTGGAACAGCTGGCGCGGCATATTGAACGTCTGGCCGATTACCCTACCGTCGCCATCGGCGGCATTAGCCTGGAGCGCGCGCCCGCAGTGCTCTCTACCGGCGTTGGCAGCATTGCGGTGGTCAGCGCCATCACCCGGGTCGCGGACTGGCGCACCGCGACGGCGCAGTTACTCGACTTAGCAGGAGCGGGTGATGAACGATCGTGA
- the thiC gene encoding phosphomethylpyrimidine synthase ThiC — MSTTPLTRREQRAQAQHFIDTLEGTAFPNSKRIYLTGSQPDIRVPMREIQLSPTLIGGSKEHPQFEANEAVPVYDTSGPYGDPEIAINVQQGLAKLRQPWIEARNDSEELSVRSSAYTKERLADDGLDALRFTGLLTPKRAKSGRRVTQLHYARQGIITPEMEFIAIRENMGRERIRSEVLRHQHPGEGFGARLPENITPEFVRDEVAAGRAIIPANINHPESEPMIIGRNFLVKVNANIGNSAVTSSIEEEVEKLVWSTRWGADTVMDLSTGRYIHETREWILRNSPVPIGTVPIYQALEKVNGVAENLTWEAFRDTLLEQAEQGVDYFTIHAGVLLRYVPMTARRLTGIVSRGGSIMAKWCLSHHKENFLYEHFREICEICAAYDVSLSLGDGLRPGSIQDANDEAQFAELHTLGELTRIAWEYDVQVMIEGPGHVPMQMIRRNMTEELEHCHEAPFYTLGPLTTDIAPGYDHFTSGIGAAMIGWFGCAMLCYVTPKEHLGLPNKEDVKQGLITYKIAAHAADLAKGHPGAQIRDNAMSKARFEFRWEDQFNLALDPFTARAYHDETLPQESGKVAHFCSMCGPKFCSMKISQEVRDYAAAQSIEVGMADMSENFRARGGEIYLRKEEA, encoded by the coding sequence ATGTCTACCACACCATTAACCCGCCGCGAACAGCGCGCTCAGGCCCAGCATTTTATCGATACGCTGGAAGGCACCGCTTTCCCCAATTCAAAACGCATTTACCTCACCGGTTCGCAACCGGATATCCGCGTCCCGATGCGGGAGATCCAGCTTAGCCCGACGCTTATCGGCGGCAGCAAAGAGCATCCGCAGTTCGAAGCGAACGAAGCCGTGCCGGTATACGACACGTCCGGCCCCTACGGCGACCCGGAAATTGCCATCAACGTGCAGCAGGGTCTGGCGAAGCTGCGCCAGCCGTGGATTGAGGCGCGTAATGACAGCGAAGAACTCAGCGTTCGCAGCTCCGCTTATACAAAAGAGCGCCTGGCGGATGACGGCCTCGATGCGCTGCGCTTTACCGGCCTGCTGACGCCAAAGCGCGCTAAATCCGGGCGTCGGGTCACGCAGTTGCATTATGCCCGCCAGGGCATCATCACTCCGGAGATGGAGTTTATCGCCATCCGCGAAAACATGGGGCGCGAGCGCATTCGCAGCGAAGTGCTACGCCACCAGCATCCGGGCGAAGGATTTGGCGCCCGCCTGCCGGAAAATATCACCCCGGAATTTGTCCGTGATGAAGTGGCCGCCGGTCGCGCCATTATCCCCGCCAATATCAACCATCCTGAGTCGGAACCGATGATTATTGGCCGCAATTTTCTGGTCAAAGTGAATGCCAATATCGGTAACTCGGCGGTGACCTCTTCCATTGAAGAGGAGGTGGAAAAGCTGGTGTGGTCAACGCGCTGGGGGGCGGATACGGTGATGGATCTCTCCACCGGGCGCTATATCCACGAAACCCGCGAGTGGATCCTGCGTAACAGCCCGGTGCCGATTGGCACCGTACCGATCTACCAGGCGCTGGAGAAGGTAAACGGCGTCGCCGAAAACCTCACCTGGGAAGCCTTCCGCGATACGCTGCTGGAGCAGGCCGAACAGGGGGTGGATTATTTCACCATCCATGCGGGCGTGCTGCTGCGCTACGTGCCGATGACCGCCAGACGGCTGACCGGTATCGTCTCGCGCGGCGGTTCAATCATGGCGAAATGGTGCCTCTCTCACCATAAAGAGAACTTTCTGTATGAGCACTTCCGCGAAATTTGCGAAATCTGCGCCGCCTACGACGTCTCGCTGTCGCTGGGCGATGGCCTGCGCCCCGGCTCCATTCAGGATGCCAACGACGAGGCGCAGTTCGCCGAGCTGCATACGCTGGGCGAACTGACCAGAATCGCCTGGGAATATGACGTACAGGTGATGATTGAGGGGCCGGGACACGTGCCGATGCAGATGATCCGCCGCAACATGACCGAGGAACTGGAGCACTGTCATGAAGCGCCGTTCTATACGCTTGGACCGCTAACCACCGATATCGCGCCGGGCTACGACCATTTCACCTCTGGCATTGGCGCGGCGATGATCGGCTGGTTCGGCTGCGCGATGCTCTGCTACGTCACGCCGAAAGAACATCTCGGCCTGCCCAACAAAGAGGATGTAAAGCAGGGGCTGATTACCTACAAAATCGCCGCCCACGCCGCCGATCTGGCCAAAGGCCATCCCGGCGCGCAAATTCGCGATAACGCGATGTCGAAAGCGCGCTTTGAATTCCGCTGGGAAGATCAGTTTAACCTCGCCCTCGACCCGTTTACCGCTCGCGCGTACCACGATGAAACGCTGCCGCAGGAGTCCGGCAAAGTGGCGCACTTCTGCTCAATGTGCGGACCAAAATTCTGCTCAATGAAAATCAGCCAGGAGGTTCGCGATTACGCCGCCGCGCAGAGTATCGAAGTGGGAATGGCGGATATGTCGGAGAACTTCCGCGCCAGGGGCGGCGAAATTTATCTGCGTAAGGAGGAAGCGTGA
- a CDS encoding Rsd/AlgQ family anti-sigma factor yields the protein MLNQLENLTERVGGSNKLVDRWLHVRKHLLVAYYNLVGITPGKESYMQLNEKALDDFCQSLVDYLSAGHFSIYERILHKLEGNGQLLNATKIWPQLEANTQQIMDYYDSTLETAIDHDNCYEFQQALSDIGEALEARFVLEDKLIMLVFDAMHEQARIKRPA from the coding sequence ATGCTAAACCAGCTGGAAAACCTGACGGAGCGCGTCGGCGGGAGTAACAAACTGGTCGATCGCTGGCTACACGTGCGTAAGCATCTGCTTGTGGCTTACTATAATCTGGTTGGCATTACGCCTGGCAAAGAATCCTACATGCAGCTGAATGAGAAAGCGCTGGATGATTTTTGTCAGAGTCTGGTCGACTATCTTTCCGCCGGACACTTCAGTATTTATGAACGTATTTTGCATAAATTGGAAGGGAATGGTCAGCTTTTAAACGCAACCAAAATCTGGCCGCAGCTGGAAGCCAACACCCAGCAGATTATGGACTACTACGATTCCACCCTTGAAACCGCCATCGATCACGACAATTGCTATGAGTTCCAGCAGGCGCTGTCGGATATCGGCGAAGCGCTGGAAGCGCGTTTCGTTCTTGAGGATAAGCTGATCATGCTGGTCTTTGATGCCATGCATGAGCAGGCCAGAATTAAACGCCCTGCTTGA
- the nudC gene encoding NAD(+) diphosphatase — protein sequence MDRIIEKLDHGWWIVSHEQKLWLPCGELPHGDAANFDLVGQRALRIGEWEGEPVWLVQQQRRHDMGSVRQVIDRDAGLFQLAGRGVQLAEFYRSHKFCGYCGHPMHPSKTEWAMLCSHCRERYYPQIAPCIIVAIRRDDAILLAQHTRHRNGIHTVLAGFVEVGETLEQAVAREVMEESGIKVKNLRYVTSQPWPFPMSLMTAFMAEYDSGDIVIDPKELLEADWYRYDDLPLLPPPGTVARRLIEDTVAICRAEYE from the coding sequence ATGGATCGTATAATTGAAAAATTAGATCACGGCTGGTGGATCGTCAGTCATGAACAAAAATTATGGTTGCCCTGTGGAGAATTGCCACACGGCGATGCGGCAAATTTCGATCTTGTGGGTCAACGCGCATTACGCATTGGCGAGTGGGAAGGCGAGCCGGTCTGGCTGGTGCAACAGCAGCGTCGCCACGATATGGGATCGGTCCGTCAGGTGATCGATCGGGACGCCGGATTGTTTCAGCTGGCGGGAAGGGGCGTACAGCTGGCGGAATTTTACCGTTCGCATAAATTTTGCGGCTACTGCGGGCATCCCATGCACCCGAGTAAAACCGAGTGGGCGATGCTGTGCAGCCACTGCCGCGAACGCTACTATCCGCAAATCGCCCCCTGCATCATTGTCGCCATTCGGCGCGATGACGCCATTCTGCTCGCGCAGCATACCCGCCATCGTAATGGCATCCATACCGTTCTCGCCGGCTTTGTGGAAGTTGGCGAAACTCTGGAGCAGGCCGTCGCCCGTGAAGTGATGGAGGAGAGCGGGATTAAAGTGAAAAACCTGCGCTATGTGACCTCTCAGCCGTGGCCGTTCCCTATGTCGCTGATGACCGCGTTTATGGCGGAATACGACAGCGGCGACATTGTCATCGACCCGAAAGAGCTGCTGGAAGCGGACTGGTATCGCTACGATGATTTACCGCTCCTGCCGCCGCCAGGCACCGTCGCGCGGCGGCTGATCGAAGATACGGTGGCAATATGTCGGGCTGAATATGAATGA
- the hemE gene encoding uroporphyrinogen decarboxylase, protein MTELKNDRYLRALLRQPVDVTPVWMMRQAGRYLPEYKATRAQAGDFMSLCKNAELACEVTLQPLRRYPLDAAILFSDILTIPDAMGLGLYFEAGEGPRFTSPVACRADVDKLPVPDPEDELGYVMNAVRTIRRELKGEVPLIGFSGSPWTLATYMVEGGSSKAFTVIKKMMYADPHTLHALLDKLAKSVTLYLNAQIKAGAQSVMIFDTWGGVLTGRDYQQFSLYYMHKIVDGLLRENDGRRVPVTLFTKGGGQWLEAMAETGCDALGLDWTTDIADARRRVGHKVALQGNMDPSMLYAPPARIEEEVATILSAFGEGEGHVFNLGHGIHQDVPPEHAGAFVEAVHRLSAQYHR, encoded by the coding sequence ATGACCGAACTGAAAAACGATCGTTATCTGCGTGCGCTGCTGCGCCAGCCCGTTGATGTCACCCCGGTATGGATGATGCGCCAGGCGGGCCGCTATTTACCGGAGTATAAAGCCACCCGCGCCCAGGCTGGCGATTTTATGTCGCTGTGCAAAAATGCCGAACTGGCCTGCGAAGTGACGCTCCAGCCGCTGCGCCGCTATCCGCTTGATGCGGCGATCCTCTTTTCAGACATCCTGACCATTCCGGATGCGATGGGCCTTGGCCTGTACTTTGAAGCCGGAGAAGGCCCACGTTTCACCTCTCCGGTCGCCTGCAGGGCGGACGTTGACAAACTCCCCGTTCCCGATCCGGAAGACGAGCTGGGCTATGTGATGAACGCCGTGCGCACTATCCGCCGTGAACTGAAGGGCGAGGTGCCGCTGATCGGCTTTTCCGGCAGCCCATGGACGCTGGCGACCTACATGGTGGAAGGCGGCAGCAGCAAAGCCTTTACCGTGATCAAAAAGATGATGTATGCCGATCCGCATACCCTGCACGCCCTGCTCGATAAGCTGGCGAAAAGCGTCACGCTGTATCTCAATGCGCAGATCAAAGCGGGCGCGCAGTCGGTGATGATTTTCGATACCTGGGGCGGCGTGCTTACCGGGCGCGATTATCAGCAGTTTTCGCTGTATTACATGCACAAAATTGTCGATGGCCTGCTGCGTGAAAACGACGGTCGCCGCGTGCCGGTGACGCTGTTTACCAAAGGCGGCGGTCAGTGGCTGGAGGCGATGGCGGAAACCGGCTGCGACGCGCTGGGGCTGGACTGGACTACCGATATTGCCGACGCGCGCCGTCGCGTCGGGCATAAGGTCGCCCTGCAGGGCAATATGGACCCGTCGATGCTTTATGCGCCGCCAGCGCGCATTGAAGAAGAAGTGGCGACTATACTTTCTGCTTTCGGCGAAGGCGAAGGCCACGTCTTTAACCTCGGTCACGGCATCCACCAGGATGTGCCGCCGGAACACGCCGGCGCTTTTGTGGAGGCGGTGCACCGACTGTCCGCGCAATATCACCGCTAA
- the nfi gene encoding deoxyribonuclease V (cleaves DNA at apurinic or apyrimidinic sites) produces MDLASLRAQQLELASSVIREDRFDRDPPDLIAGADVGFEQGGEVTRAAMVLLKYPSLELIEYKVARIATTMPYIPGFLSFREYPALLAAWEQLSQKPDLLFVDGHGISHPRRLGVASHFGLLVDVPTIGVAKKRLCGKFEPLSAEPGALAPLMDKGEQLAWVWRSKARCNPLFVATGHRVGLDSALAWVQRCMKGYRLPEPTRWADAVASGRPAFTRWQEIQP; encoded by the coding sequence ATGGATCTCGCGTCGCTACGCGCTCAACAACTTGAACTGGCCTCATCCGTGATCCGCGAGGATCGGTTTGACCGGGATCCGCCGGATCTGATCGCCGGCGCAGACGTTGGCTTTGAGCAGGGAGGAGAGGTGACGCGAGCGGCAATGGTTCTGCTGAAATATCCCTCTCTTGAACTTATTGAATACAAAGTGGCGCGTATCGCCACGACCATGCCCTATATCCCCGGCTTTCTCTCGTTTCGTGAATATCCCGCGCTGCTGGCGGCGTGGGAACAGCTGTCGCAAAAACCCGATCTGCTGTTTGTCGACGGGCATGGCATTTCGCATCCGCGTCGGCTTGGCGTCGCCAGCCATTTCGGACTGCTGGTGGATGTGCCGACCATTGGCGTGGCGAAAAAACGCCTGTGCGGCAAGTTTGAGCCGCTCTCTGCCGAGCCAGGCGCGCTGGCGCCGCTGATGGACAAAGGCGAACAGCTGGCCTGGGTGTGGCGCAGTAAAGCGCGTTGTAACCCGCTGTTTGTGGCGACGGGGCATCGCGTCGGGCTGGACAGCGCGCTGGCGTGGGTGCAGCGCTGCATGAAAGGCTACCGCCTGCCGGAGCCGACGCGTTGGGCGGATGCCGTGGCGTCCGGGCGTCCGGCCTTCACGCGATGGCAGGAAATTCAGCCCTGA
- a CDS encoding YjaG family protein, whose amino-acid sequence MLQNPIHLRLERLESWQHVTFMACLCERMYPNYAMFCKQTGFGDGQVYRRILDLIWETLTVKDAKVNFDSQLEKFEEAIPVADDYDLYGVYPAIDACVALSELVHSRLSGETLSHAVEVSKTSITTVAMLEMTQAGREMSDEELKENPAVEQEWDIQWEIFRLLADCEERDIELIKGLRADLREAGESNIGINFQQ is encoded by the coding sequence ATGTTACAAAACCCGATTCATCTGCGTCTGGAACGCCTCGAAAGCTGGCAGCACGTCACCTTTATGGCCTGTCTGTGCGAACGTATGTACCCAAACTATGCCATGTTCTGCAAGCAGACGGGGTTCGGTGATGGTCAGGTGTACCGGCGGATTCTCGACCTTATCTGGGAGACGCTGACGGTCAAAGATGCGAAGGTGAATTTCGACAGCCAGCTTGAGAAATTCGAAGAGGCGATCCCGGTTGCCGACGACTACGATCTGTACGGCGTTTATCCGGCAATTGATGCCTGCGTGGCGTTAAGTGAACTGGTGCATTCTCGTCTGAGCGGTGAAACGCTGTCGCACGCTGTTGAAGTCAGTAAGACGTCTATTACTACGGTGGCGATGCTGGAGATGACCCAGGCGGGTCGGGAAATGAGCGATGAAGAGCTTAAAGAGAACCCGGCGGTAGAGCAGGAATGGGATATTCAGTGGGAAATATTCCGGCTTTTAGCCGACTGCGAAGAACGCGACATTGAATTGATAAAAGGGCTCAGGGCAGACCTGCGTGAGGCTGGCGAGAGTAATATCGGTATAAATTTTCAGCAATAA
- the hupA gene encoding nucleoid-associated protein HU-alpha: MNKTQLIDVIADKAELSKTQAKAALESTLAAITESLKEGDAVQLVGFGTFKVNHRAERTGRNPQTGKEIKIAAANVPAFVSGKALKDAVK; encoded by the coding sequence ATGAACAAGACTCAACTGATTGATGTAATTGCAGACAAAGCAGAACTGTCCAAAACCCAGGCTAAAGCTGCTCTGGAATCCACTCTGGCTGCTATTACTGAGTCTCTGAAAGAAGGCGATGCTGTACAACTGGTTGGTTTCGGTACCTTCAAAGTGAACCACCGTGCTGAGCGCACTGGCCGCAACCCGCAGACTGGTAAAGAGATCAAAATCGCCGCAGCTAACGTACCGGCGTTTGTTTCTGGTAAAGCACTGAAAGACGCAGTTAAATAA
- a CDS encoding DUF1481 domain-containing protein yields the protein MNSFNEGAVSPLLSVWRRALTLAGALLLTACSHNASLPPFTASGFADDQGAVRIWRKDDADGVHLLSVFSPWRNDGNTTTSEYRWQGETFSLIELNIYSKPPEHIRVRFDDRGELSFMQREVEGHKQQLSNDQIALYRYRAEQIRQTSDALRLGRVVLRQGRWHGAEGTITTCEGETLKPDLDAWAMNHIARRQRHSSMDVSVAWLEAPEGSQLLLVANSDFCRWQPTEKTF from the coding sequence GTGAACAGTTTTAACGAAGGGGCGGTTTCGCCCCTTTTGTCTGTCTGGCGTCGTGCGCTGACGCTGGCGGGCGCGCTGTTGCTGACAGCCTGTAGCCATAACGCTTCTCTGCCGCCTTTTACCGCCAGCGGCTTCGCTGACGACCAGGGCGCAGTGCGCATCTGGCGTAAAGACGACGCGGATGGCGTGCACTTACTTTCGGTGTTCAGCCCGTGGCGTAACGACGGCAACACCACAACCAGCGAATATCGCTGGCAGGGCGAAACGTTCTCTCTGATTGAACTCAATATTTATAGCAAGCCGCCGGAGCATATCCGCGTGCGGTTTGACGATCGTGGCGAACTGAGCTTTATGCAGCGCGAAGTCGAAGGCCATAAGCAGCAGCTTTCAAACGATCAAATCGCCTTATACCGCTATCGCGCCGAACAAATCCGCCAGACCAGCGACGCGCTGCGCCTGGGACGCGTGGTGCTGCGACAGGGGCGCTGGCACGGCGCCGAAGGCACGATAACCACCTGCGAAGGTGAAACGTTGAAGCCTGATTTAGACGCGTGGGCGATGAACCACATCGCGCGCCGCCAGCGCCATTCGTCAATGGACGTGAGCGTGGCGTGGCTGGAAGCGCCCGAAGGCTCACAGCTGTTGCTGGTGGCGAATTCCGATTTCTGCCGCTGGCAGCCGACGGAGAAAACGTTTTAA
- the zraP gene encoding zinc resistance sensor/chaperone ZraP, which translates to MKRNNKAGLTLIAFSLMAFAASPALARHHWGNGDGMGPHYASPLTAEQQTAMQKIHDDYYNQTSALRQQLMSKRYEYNALLSTNAPDSAKINAVAKEMASLNQSLDELRVKRDVAMAQAGITRGTDMGYGGCGGRGGHRGMGHW; encoded by the coding sequence ATGAAACGGAACAATAAAGCTGGCCTGACGCTGATAGCGTTCTCTCTGATGGCATTCGCCGCCAGCCCGGCGCTGGCGCGTCATCACTGGGGCAATGGCGACGGTATGGGGCCGCACTACGCCAGCCCGCTTACCGCCGAACAGCAGACGGCGATGCAGAAAATCCATGATGATTACTACAACCAGACCAGCGCCCTGCGCCAGCAGCTGATGTCCAAACGCTACGAGTATAACGCCCTGCTCTCAACCAACGCCCCGGACAGCGCGAAAATCAACGCGGTAGCGAAAGAGATGGCGTCGTTAAACCAGTCGCTGGATGAGCTACGGGTAAAACGTGATGTGGCGATGGCGCAGGCGGGCATAACGCGCGGCACAGACATGGGTTACGGCGGCTGCGGCGGGCGTGGCGGTCATCGGGGAATGGGACACTGGTAG